Proteins encoded by one window of Modestobacter marinus:
- a CDS encoding iron-siderophore ABC transporter substrate-binding protein: MVFSRSLARRTSLSSLPVLAVAVLAGCSSEPDGQPAGAATGSTAGSAFPVTIEHAYGTTTIPEEPERVVSLGYTEQDAILAFDVVPVAVRYAFGPEDDVFFPWADEAAGDADPEILPRAEVDPEQIAALDPDLIMAVTAGLTEDEYQTLSAIAPTVVQPEEHIAFGTPWQEQTRITGEALGQPDRADELVADVEEQIAAARAEHPELEGKTVTLSGPAYDGEYPFHTSDDTRTRFFLDLGMVVDPALDAAAQSEFYGTVSREEARMLDADVLVFQSGSAAERAGIEADPVLSGLPTVTEGRSVFIEDEDYAALQFASALSLPYLLDGFAPELAAVVD; encoded by the coding sequence ATGGTGTTCTCCCGATCGCTCGCGCGACGTACGTCCCTCAGCTCCCTCCCCGTCCTGGCGGTCGCCGTCCTGGCCGGCTGCTCGTCGGAACCCGACGGGCAGCCGGCCGGGGCCGCCACCGGCTCGACCGCGGGATCCGCCTTCCCGGTCACCATCGAGCACGCCTACGGGACGACGACCATCCCCGAGGAGCCCGAGCGGGTGGTCTCCCTCGGCTACACCGAGCAGGACGCGATCCTCGCCTTCGACGTCGTCCCGGTCGCCGTCCGCTACGCCTTCGGGCCCGAGGACGACGTCTTCTTCCCCTGGGCCGACGAGGCGGCCGGGGACGCCGACCCGGAGATCCTGCCGCGCGCGGAGGTCGACCCGGAACAGATCGCGGCGCTCGACCCCGATCTGATCATGGCGGTCACCGCCGGCCTGACCGAGGACGAGTACCAGACCCTCAGCGCCATCGCGCCGACGGTCGTGCAGCCCGAGGAGCACATCGCCTTCGGCACGCCCTGGCAGGAGCAGACCCGGATCACCGGCGAGGCGCTCGGTCAGCCCGACCGCGCGGACGAGCTGGTCGCCGACGTCGAGGAGCAGATCGCGGCGGCCCGGGCCGAGCACCCGGAGCTGGAGGGGAAGACGGTCACCCTCTCCGGCCCGGCCTACGACGGCGAGTACCCCTTCCACACCTCCGACGACACCCGCACCCGGTTCTTCCTGGACCTCGGCATGGTCGTCGACCCGGCCCTGGACGCCGCGGCGCAGAGCGAGTTCTACGGCACCGTCAGCCGCGAGGAGGCCCGGATGCTGGACGCCGACGTGCTGGTGTTCCAGTCCGGCTCCGCGGCGGAGCGGGCCGGGATCGAGGCCGACCCGGTGCTGTCCGGGCTCCCCACCGTGACCGAGGGCCGGTCGGTCTTCATCGAGGACGAGGACTACGCGGCGCTGCAGTTCGCCAGCGCGCTGAGCCTGCCCTACCTGCTCGACGGCTTCGCGCCCGAGCTGGCCGCGGTGGTCGACTGA
- a CDS encoding LacI family DNA-binding transcriptional regulator: MPATLSSVAAAAGVSTSTASRALSGHPAVLPSTRARVEAAAANLQYEPNRTASALRTRRTGLIGLVVNTLRTATFHTIAETLQCWAAQHDYQLLVCTTGGDPAREASFLQTVRQHHFDGVVIAGSGANTDLVNALVQAGHAVVTMNREVPGSSAPSVMSAYETAARMATEHLLDLGHTRIAAIEGPPEVTSGRLHHAGFLAAMTAAGLPVLDELVWRGPFTPDFGRSAAGELVGLPEPPTALLVTNHEASFGALPVIGDGELRVPDQLSVICTEDEPFYAWWSPPVTTVDNRAALLATGAAELLLAQLTGGPDQPLQRAEVVAPVLVERGTTAPPP; encoded by the coding sequence ATGCCTGCGACGTTGAGCTCCGTGGCTGCGGCCGCCGGGGTCAGCACCAGCACGGCGAGCCGCGCCCTGTCCGGCCACCCCGCCGTGCTGCCCAGCACCCGCGCCCGGGTGGAGGCCGCCGCGGCGAACCTGCAGTACGAGCCCAACCGCACGGCCAGCGCGCTGCGGACCCGGCGCACCGGCCTGATCGGCCTGGTCGTCAACACCCTGCGCACGGCGACCTTCCACACGATCGCCGAGACCCTGCAGTGCTGGGCCGCCCAGCACGACTACCAGCTGCTGGTGTGCACGACCGGCGGCGACCCGGCGCGCGAGGCCTCGTTCCTGCAGACCGTCCGCCAGCACCACTTCGACGGGGTGGTGATCGCCGGCTCGGGCGCGAACACCGACCTGGTCAACGCCCTCGTCCAGGCGGGGCACGCGGTCGTGACGATGAACCGCGAGGTGCCCGGGTCCTCGGCACCGTCGGTGATGTCGGCCTACGAGACCGCGGCCCGGATGGCCACCGAGCACCTGCTCGACCTGGGGCACACCCGGATCGCGGCGATCGAGGGCCCGCCGGAGGTGACCTCCGGCCGACTGCACCACGCCGGCTTCCTGGCCGCGATGACGGCGGCCGGCCTCCCGGTCCTGGACGAGCTGGTGTGGCGCGGACCCTTCACGCCGGACTTCGGCAGGTCGGCCGCCGGCGAACTGGTGGGTCTGCCCGAGCCGCCGACGGCGCTGCTGGTGACCAACCACGAGGCGTCGTTCGGCGCGCTGCCGGTGATCGGCGACGGCGAGCTGCGGGTGCCCGACCAGCTGTCGGTGATCTGCACCGAGGACGAGCCGTTCTACGCGTGGTGGTCACCGCCGGTCACCACCGTGGACAACCGCGCCGCGCTGCTCGCCACCGGCGCGGCCGAGCTCCTGCTCGCCCAGCTGACCGGGGGGCCCGATCAACCGCTGCAGCGGGCCGAGGTCGTTGCGCCGGTGCTCGTCGAGCGCGGGACGACGGCGCCGCCACCCTGA
- a CDS encoding PHA/PHB synthase family protein, with translation MSAAPRPDGQRAARSVPAAASTTGGDPDAGPERIAESATGLDMILTDAALGPLRRLVPPVSSSLRFTAALARRPRTVLGHTGRLVGEWGRIGLGRSEVTPGAKDKRYSDPAWSGNPMLKRAMQAHLVTAQTATQLVDAAALPYAHDERIRFSVTNIVEALAPSNSPALNPSAWKAAIDTGGRSAVSGTRRLVRDLSSAPRVPSMVEPDAFEVGKDLARTPGVVVLRTPVFELIQYQPTTPTVHAVPLVMVPPTINKFYIADLAEGRSIVEHVVGGGQQVFMMSWRNPDARHAEWGLDTYGQAVLDAMAAAERIAGAEQTGLMSFCSGGIITAMVLGHLAAIGQQDRVASATFAVTVLDQARGGTVGAFLDERSAQAATRASAKKGYLDGATLAEVFAWLRPNDLIWNYWVNNYLQGKPPAAFDILYWNADTTRMTAALHRGFLELAVRNSLTEPGAATMLGTPVDLSAVTVDNYVVAGIADHLCPWQSCYATTQLLGGDSRFVLSTSGHIASLVNPPTNPKSTWRTAPSDVPDADEWLASAHTEKGSWWTDYSRWVAERSGAEVPAPTELGGGGPVLGAAPGTYVFDK, from the coding sequence GTGAGCGCCGCCCCGCGCCCGGACGGGCAGCGCGCCGCACGGTCCGTCCCGGCGGCGGCGTCGACCACCGGCGGCGACCCCGACGCCGGACCGGAGCGGATCGCCGAGTCGGCCACCGGGCTGGACATGATCCTGACCGACGCCGCGCTCGGCCCGTTGCGCCGGCTGGTGCCGCCGGTCAGCAGCAGCCTGCGCTTCACCGCGGCGCTGGCGCGCCGGCCGCGGACCGTGCTCGGCCACACCGGCCGGCTCGTCGGGGAGTGGGGACGGATCGGGCTCGGCCGCTCCGAGGTGACGCCGGGGGCCAAGGACAAGCGCTACAGCGACCCGGCGTGGTCGGGCAACCCGATGCTGAAGCGGGCCATGCAGGCGCACCTGGTGACGGCGCAGACGGCGACCCAGCTGGTGGACGCCGCCGCCCTGCCCTATGCCCACGACGAACGGATCCGGTTCTCCGTGACCAACATCGTCGAGGCCCTGGCACCCAGCAACAGCCCGGCGCTCAACCCCTCGGCGTGGAAGGCGGCGATCGACACGGGCGGGCGGAGCGCGGTGTCCGGCACCAGGCGGCTGGTCCGCGACCTGTCCTCGGCGCCCCGGGTGCCCTCGATGGTCGAGCCGGACGCGTTCGAGGTGGGCAAGGACCTCGCCCGCACCCCCGGCGTCGTCGTGCTGCGGACGCCGGTGTTCGAGCTGATCCAGTACCAGCCCACCACGCCGACGGTGCACGCCGTCCCGCTGGTCATGGTGCCGCCGACGATCAACAAGTTCTACATCGCCGATCTCGCCGAGGGCCGCAGCATCGTCGAGCACGTCGTCGGCGGTGGGCAGCAGGTCTTCATGATGTCCTGGCGCAACCCCGACGCCCGGCACGCCGAGTGGGGCCTGGACACCTACGGACAGGCGGTGCTGGACGCCATGGCCGCGGCCGAGCGGATCGCCGGCGCCGAGCAGACCGGCCTGATGTCCTTCTGCTCCGGCGGCATCATCACCGCCATGGTGCTCGGGCACCTGGCGGCGATCGGTCAGCAGGACCGGGTCGCGTCGGCCACCTTCGCGGTGACCGTGCTGGACCAGGCCCGGGGCGGGACGGTCGGGGCCTTCCTGGACGAGCGGTCGGCCCAGGCGGCCACCCGGGCGTCGGCGAAGAAGGGCTACCTGGACGGCGCGACGCTGGCGGAGGTCTTCGCCTGGCTGCGGCCCAACGACCTGATCTGGAACTACTGGGTGAACAACTACCTGCAGGGCAAGCCGCCGGCAGCCTTCGACATCCTCTACTGGAACGCCGACACCACCCGGATGACCGCCGCCCTGCACCGGGGGTTCCTGGAGCTGGCGGTGCGGAACTCGCTGACCGAGCCGGGGGCGGCGACCATGCTCGGGACGCCGGTGGACCTGTCGGCGGTCACCGTCGACAACTACGTGGTCGCCGGGATCGCCGACCACCTGTGCCCCTGGCAGTCCTGCTACGCGACCACCCAGCTGCTGGGCGGGGACAGTCGCTTCGTGCTCTCCACCAGTGGGCACATCGCCTCGCTGGTGAACCCGCCGACCAACCCGAAGTCGACCTGGCGGACGGCGCCGTCCGACGTCCCGGACGCCGACGAGTGGCTCGCCTCCGCGCACACCGAGAAGGGCTCGTGGTGGACCGACTACAGCCGCTGGGTGGCGGAGCGGTCCGGTGCGGAGGTCCCGGCCCCCACGGAGCTCGGCGGCGGCGGGCCCGTCCTGGGCGCCGCGCCCGGCACCTACGTGTTCGACAAGTGA
- the phaZ gene encoding poly(3-hydroxyalkanoate) depolymerase yields MRPASGDGPQLRTITVGGRTLRVSVRPGDGTLTPLLLMNGIGASLEVLQPFVDAVDPRREVIRFDVPGVGGSPKPVLPYTMMTFAPVVAGLLSRLGHREAVDVLGFSWGGGLAQQFAVQHRRRCRRLVLAATGTGSFMVPAHPRVLSKMLTPRRHRDPDYARTIAGEIYGGTMRAHPERAARALHAQSRLGPRRGYYYQLAAGAGWTSLPLLRLIQQPTLVLAGDDDPIIPEVNPRLMARMIPDGQLHLYRGGHLALVTEAPELAPVVDRFLS; encoded by the coding sequence GTGAGGCCGGCGAGCGGCGACGGCCCGCAGCTGCGCACGATCACCGTCGGGGGCCGGACGCTGCGCGTCTCGGTCCGGCCCGGCGACGGCACCCTGACCCCGCTGCTGCTGATGAACGGCATCGGCGCGAGCCTGGAGGTCCTGCAGCCCTTCGTCGACGCGGTCGACCCGCGGCGTGAGGTGATCCGCTTCGACGTCCCCGGGGTGGGTGGCTCCCCGAAGCCGGTGCTGCCCTACACGATGATGACCTTCGCGCCGGTGGTCGCCGGGCTGCTCAGCAGGCTGGGCCACCGGGAGGCCGTCGACGTCCTCGGCTTCTCCTGGGGTGGTGGTCTGGCGCAGCAGTTCGCCGTGCAGCACCGGCGGCGCTGCCGGCGGCTGGTGCTCGCCGCCACCGGGACGGGGTCGTTCATGGTGCCGGCTCATCCGCGGGTGCTGTCCAAGATGCTCACCCCGCGGCGGCACCGCGACCCCGACTACGCCCGGACGATCGCCGGGGAGATCTACGGCGGCACGATGCGGGCGCACCCCGAGCGCGCTGCCCGGGCGCTGCACGCGCAGTCGCGGCTCGGCCCGCGGCGCGGCTACTACTACCAGCTGGCGGCCGGCGCCGGCTGGACGAGCCTGCCGCTGCTCCGGCTGATCCAGCAGCCGACGCTCGTGCTGGCCGGGGACGACGACCCGATCATCCCCGAGGTGAACCCCCGCCTGATGGCGCGGATGATCCCCGACGGCCAGCTGCACCTCTACCGCGGCGGACACCTGGCCCTGGTCACCGAGGCGCCGGAGCTCGCGCCGGTCGTGGACCGCTTCCTCAGCTGA
- a CDS encoding TM0106 family RecB-like putative nuclease: MYESDGALVVSASDLTGFIECEHLTRLSVEVARGARSRPPAVDPMTELVAAHGMAHEERHVQRLRDRGLSVVEVTAPSGKDAAGLHRAQAETLAAMRAGADVVYQATFFDGTWRGHADFLLKRTDRVSDLGPWAYDVADTKLARRIKVPALLQMALYGDLLAALQGVPPELLTVVTGDQQELVFRYSDAEAYTRAARTRFLARLADGELAPPYPNAHCGVCPWRETCTARWREEDSLSLVAFMRRDHATALVEAGVPTVTALATRSPDALPDAIGRSSRERLTQQARLQVAERESGLPGYEFLPREPGRGFELLPPPSAGDLFFDIEGDPFAGDAGLEYLWGVLDTAGEFTAFWGCDPAADDQSAAERQAFEALVDHLTAAHAADPAMHVFHYAPYEPTRLKTLSARLQTREAEVDRLLRADVLVDLYAVVRQGLRLSKESYSIKQVEDYYRGHTRAHGADVSDAGESIVAFERWLATRDQALLDQIEAYNRDDCVSTRELRDWLEARRTELLASGARLGRPEDGDPDGSGENAAAQQLREELEVRLTAGLPDTDRTPEQEATWLLAQQLGWHAREARSAWWEYFRLRDLPADDLERETPALGPLEAPELIGAVQRSQHWRYRFPPQETKVSAGSRYEHLLPTAEGRRLTSTVVDIDPTAGWVVLARSATAALEHPTGLLPTSPPSDKVFRAALTDLGEQVAVSGIDAPGPARSARDLLLRRPPRLLAGAPQREPGEGSAAAARRLAGLLDGGVLAVQGPPGAGKTYTGARAVVDLVRAGKRVGVTASSHKVIGNLLDAVMAAAREAGVPVRALQKADELQRCGDVDVQCVGSNGQVVDALDGGDVDLVAGTSWLFARPELAGRLDVLVVDEAGQLSLANTLAVSRAAANLVLLGDPQQLRQPGRGIHPDGADVSALQHVLGEQEVLPADRGVFLDRSWRMAPALCRVVSALSYGGELQPAEVTAGNELDTPARWAAPAGIGWLPVVHEGNGSASPEEAAVVAELVAGLMGRSWRTGGVERVMGPADVLVVTPYNAQVNQVRSALAAVGLGGVEVGTVDKFQGREAAVAVFSLAASSGAHVPRRLDFLLDRHRLNVALSRAKTVAYLVGSPALLTSPVQTPEQLRLVNGLCRLVEIATAAGRAAPPAMVTASA, encoded by the coding sequence GTGTACGAGTCCGACGGCGCGCTGGTGGTCAGCGCCAGTGACCTGACCGGCTTCATCGAGTGCGAGCACCTCACCCGGCTCTCGGTCGAGGTCGCCCGCGGTGCCCGTAGCCGCCCGCCGGCGGTCGACCCGATGACCGAGCTGGTCGCCGCCCACGGCATGGCCCACGAGGAGCGGCACGTACAGCGACTGCGCGACCGGGGCCTGTCGGTCGTCGAGGTCACCGCACCGTCGGGCAAGGACGCCGCCGGGTTGCACCGCGCCCAGGCCGAGACGCTCGCCGCGATGCGCGCCGGGGCCGACGTCGTCTACCAGGCCACCTTCTTCGACGGCACCTGGCGCGGGCACGCCGACTTCCTGCTCAAGCGCACCGACCGGGTCAGCGACCTGGGGCCCTGGGCCTACGACGTCGCCGACACCAAGCTGGCCCGCCGGATCAAGGTGCCGGCCCTGCTGCAGATGGCGCTGTACGGCGACCTGCTGGCCGCCCTGCAGGGGGTGCCGCCCGAGCTGCTCACCGTGGTCACCGGCGACCAGCAGGAACTGGTCTTCCGGTACTCCGACGCGGAGGCCTACACCCGGGCGGCCCGCACCCGGTTCCTCGCCCGGCTGGCCGACGGCGAGCTGGCGCCGCCCTACCCGAACGCGCACTGCGGGGTCTGTCCCTGGCGGGAGACCTGCACGGCGCGCTGGCGCGAGGAGGACTCGCTGTCCCTCGTGGCGTTCATGCGCCGCGACCACGCGACCGCGCTGGTCGAGGCCGGGGTCCCGACCGTCACCGCACTGGCCACCCGGTCGCCCGACGCGCTGCCCGACGCCATCGGCCGCAGCTCCCGGGAGCGGCTCACCCAGCAGGCCCGGCTCCAGGTGGCCGAGCGGGAGTCCGGGCTGCCGGGCTACGAGTTCCTGCCGCGCGAGCCGGGGCGGGGCTTCGAGCTCCTGCCGCCCCCCAGCGCCGGCGACCTGTTCTTCGACATCGAGGGCGACCCCTTCGCCGGCGACGCCGGGCTGGAGTACCTCTGGGGTGTCCTGGACACCGCGGGGGAGTTCACCGCCTTCTGGGGCTGCGACCCGGCCGCCGACGACCAGTCCGCCGCGGAACGGCAGGCGTTCGAGGCGCTGGTCGACCACCTGACCGCGGCCCACGCCGCCGACCCGGCGATGCACGTCTTCCACTACGCGCCCTACGAGCCGACCCGGCTCAAGACGCTCTCCGCCCGGCTGCAGACCCGGGAGGCCGAGGTCGACCGGCTGCTGCGCGCCGACGTGCTCGTCGACCTCTACGCCGTGGTGCGCCAGGGCCTGCGGCTGAGCAAGGAGTCGTACTCGATCAAGCAGGTGGAGGACTACTACCGCGGGCACACCCGCGCGCACGGTGCCGACGTGTCGGACGCGGGGGAGAGCATCGTCGCCTTCGAGCGCTGGCTCGCCACCCGCGACCAGGCGCTGCTCGACCAGATCGAGGCCTACAACCGCGACGACTGCGTCTCCACCCGGGAGCTGCGCGACTGGCTGGAGGCCCGGCGCACCGAGCTGCTCGCCTCGGGTGCGCGGCTGGGCCGGCCGGAGGACGGCGACCCCGACGGCTCGGGAGAGAACGCCGCGGCGCAGCAGCTGCGCGAGGAGCTGGAGGTCCGGCTGACCGCGGGGCTCCCCGACACCGACCGGACGCCGGAGCAGGAGGCCACCTGGCTGCTGGCCCAGCAGCTGGGGTGGCACGCCCGGGAGGCGCGCTCCGCCTGGTGGGAGTACTTCCGGCTGCGCGACCTGCCGGCCGACGACCTCGAGCGGGAGACCCCCGCGCTGGGTCCGCTGGAGGCTCCCGAGCTGATCGGCGCGGTCCAGCGGTCGCAGCACTGGCGGTACCGCTTCCCGCCGCAGGAGACCAAGGTGTCGGCCGGGAGCCGGTACGAGCACCTGCTGCCCACCGCGGAGGGCAGGCGGCTCACCAGCACCGTCGTCGACATCGACCCGACCGCCGGCTGGGTGGTGCTGGCGCGCAGCGCGACCGCCGCGCTCGAGCACCCGACCGGGCTGCTGCCCACCTCGCCACCGAGCGACAAGGTCTTCCGGGCCGCGCTCACCGACCTCGGTGAGCAGGTGGCGGTCAGCGGCATCGACGCCCCCGGCCCGGCCCGGTCGGCCCGGGACCTGCTGCTGCGCCGGCCGCCGCGGCTGCTCGCCGGTGCGCCGCAGCGCGAGCCGGGGGAGGGTTCGGCGGCCGCCGCGCGCCGGCTGGCCGGGCTGCTCGACGGCGGGGTGCTCGCGGTGCAGGGGCCGCCGGGGGCGGGGAAGACGTACACCGGGGCCCGGGCGGTCGTCGATCTGGTCCGCGCGGGCAAGCGGGTGGGGGTGACCGCCTCCAGCCACAAGGTGATCGGCAACCTGCTCGACGCGGTGATGGCGGCCGCCCGGGAGGCCGGGGTGCCGGTGCGGGCGCTGCAGAAGGCCGACGAGCTGCAGCGGTGCGGCGACGTCGACGTGCAGTGCGTCGGCTCCAACGGGCAGGTCGTCGACGCCCTCGACGGCGGCGACGTCGACCTGGTGGCCGGCACCTCGTGGCTGTTCGCCCGCCCCGAGCTGGCCGGCCGGCTGGACGTGCTGGTGGTCGACGAGGCCGGGCAGCTGTCCCTGGCCAACACCCTGGCGGTCAGCCGGGCCGCGGCCAACCTGGTGCTGCTCGGTGACCCCCAGCAGCTGCGCCAGCCGGGGCGGGGCATCCACCCCGACGGCGCGGACGTCTCCGCGCTGCAGCACGTGCTGGGCGAGCAGGAGGTGCTCCCCGCCGACCGCGGGGTGTTCCTGGACCGCAGCTGGCGGATGGCGCCGGCGCTGTGCCGGGTGGTCTCCGCGCTGTCCTACGGCGGGGAGCTGCAGCCGGCGGAGGTCACGGCCGGCAACGAGCTCGACACCCCGGCCCGGTGGGCGGCGCCGGCCGGGATCGGCTGGCTGCCGGTGGTGCACGAGGGCAACGGCTCGGCGTCCCCGGAGGAGGCGGCGGTCGTGGCCGAGCTCGTCGCGGGGCTGATGGGCCGGAGCTGGCGGACCGGCGGGGTGGAACGGGTGATGGGGCCGGCCGACGTCCTGGTCGTCACCCCGTACAACGCGCAGGTCAACCAGGTGCGCAGCGCACTGGCCGCGGTCGGGTTGGGCGGGGTGGAGGTCGGCACGGTCGACAAGTTCCAGGGCCGGGAGGCGGCGGTCGCGGTCTTCTCGCTGGCCGCCTCCAGCGGTGCCCACGTGCCGCGGCGGCTGGACTTCCTGCTCGACCGGCACCGGCTCAACGTGGCGCTGTCCCGGGCCAAGACCGTCGCCTACCTCGTCGGCAGCCCGGCGCTGCTCACCTCGCCGGTGCAGACCCCGGAGCAGCTGCGGCTGGTCAACGGGCTGTGCCGCCTGGTCGAGATCGCCACCGCGGCGGGCCGGGCCGCCCCGCCGGCCATGGTGACCGCGTCGGCATGA
- a CDS encoding siderophore-interacting protein produces MTTAVTGRAGTAVLENRTEPQPAVPQPVPAPSYRFFCATVGRVQRLSPSFLRLTLTGPELTGFGAAGDDQRIKLVLSRDGAPVTDLLTDGPTWYQDYCALPDARRPYLRTYTVRAARPQLGELDVDVVLHGVEDGHPGPAASWAAAAVPGDPIVVLGPDRPRPGRSASGRPWGVEWAPPAEGPLFLAGDETAVPAISAIVEALPAGRRAIAVLEVPQAQDVLSLTVPPGVEVRWLVRGDRAPGEALGAAVHAALCELGVAARTAGQELEDVDLEGGVLWEVPDEGGADGCYAWLAGEAGMVKKLRRRLVRDLGVPRTSVAFMGYWRLGAAEGS; encoded by the coding sequence ATGACCACGGCGGTGACCGGACGTGCCGGAACGGCGGTTCTCGAGAACCGCACCGAGCCGCAACCGGCGGTCCCGCAGCCGGTACCGGCACCGAGCTACCGCTTCTTCTGCGCCACCGTGGGGCGGGTCCAGCGGCTGAGCCCCAGCTTCCTGCGGCTCACCCTCACCGGCCCGGAGCTCACCGGCTTCGGCGCGGCCGGTGACGACCAGCGGATCAAGCTGGTGCTCTCCCGGGACGGCGCCCCGGTGACCGACCTGCTCACCGACGGCCCGACCTGGTACCAGGACTACTGCGCGCTGCCCGATGCGCGCCGCCCCTACCTGCGCACCTACACCGTGCGCGCCGCCCGCCCGCAGCTGGGCGAGCTGGACGTCGACGTGGTGCTGCATGGGGTCGAGGACGGCCACCCCGGGCCGGCCGCCAGCTGGGCCGCCGCCGCCGTCCCGGGCGATCCGATCGTCGTGCTGGGCCCCGACCGCCCCCGCCCGGGCCGGTCGGCGTCCGGCCGGCCGTGGGGGGTCGAGTGGGCCCCGCCGGCCGAGGGCCCCCTGTTCCTCGCCGGGGACGAGACCGCCGTCCCGGCGATCAGCGCGATCGTGGAGGCCCTGCCCGCCGGCCGGCGCGCCATCGCCGTCCTCGAGGTGCCCCAGGCCCAGGACGTGCTGTCGCTGACCGTGCCGCCGGGGGTCGAGGTCCGCTGGCTCGTGCGCGGCGACCGGGCACCCGGCGAGGCGCTCGGCGCGGCGGTGCACGCCGCGCTCTGCGAACTCGGCGTGGCCGCCCGCACCGCCGGGCAGGAGCTCGAGGACGTCGACCTGGAGGGCGGCGTCCTCTGGGAGGTGCCCGACGAGGGCGGCGCCGACGGCTGTTACGCCTGGCTGGCCGGGGAGGCCGGCATGGTCAAGAAGCTGCGCCGCCGCCTGGTCCGCGACCTCGGCGTCCCCCGCACGTCGGTGGCCTTCATGGGCTACTGGCGGCTCGGGGCAGCCGAGGGCAGCTGA
- a CDS encoding TIGR03086 family metal-binding protein: MTPPLSPPAAVRVAASLATTALVAVRPEQLTAPTPCGDFDVRALLDHLGWAALLSQRSATGLPLERDRSSLRPAPFLDGLPAEEWAGALPVELDTAADAWADPAAWEGETVFGTAPMPAGVVGPLMLAEFVLHGWDLARAVGAPYDVPAGLGKAVLAAIEPLAELGRDSGWYGPAVAVPTEAAAFDRALGLAGRDPGWRA; encoded by the coding sequence ATGACCCCGCCCCTCAGCCCGCCCGCGGCGGTACGTGTCGCCGCCTCCCTGGCCACCACCGCGCTGGTCGCCGTCCGGCCCGAGCAGCTCACCGCACCGACACCGTGCGGCGACTTCGACGTCCGGGCTCTCCTGGACCACCTGGGCTGGGCCGCGTTGCTGTCCCAGCGTTCGGCGACCGGACTGCCGTTGGAGCGCGACCGGAGCAGCCTGCGGCCGGCGCCGTTCCTGGACGGGCTGCCGGCCGAGGAGTGGGCCGGCGCCCTCCCCGTCGAGCTGGACACCGCGGCCGACGCCTGGGCCGACCCGGCCGCCTGGGAGGGCGAGACCGTCTTCGGCACCGCACCGATGCCCGCCGGCGTCGTCGGCCCGCTGATGCTCGCGGAGTTCGTCCTGCACGGCTGGGACCTGGCCCGCGCGGTCGGCGCGCCCTATGACGTGCCGGCCGGGCTCGGGAAGGCGGTGCTGGCGGCGATCGAGCCGCTGGCCGAGCTGGGCCGGGACAGCGGCTGGTACGGGCCCGCGGTGGCGGTGCCGACCGAGGCCGCGGCCTTCGACCGGGCGCTCGGGCTCGCCGGCCGGGACCCCGGCTGGCGAGCCTGA